Below is a genomic region from Canis lupus familiaris isolate Mischka breed German Shepherd chromosome 25, alternate assembly UU_Cfam_GSD_1.0, whole genome shotgun sequence.
ACCGCACAGAACTCTCTGGGTACATCTGCCTCATGATGTAACAATTCAGGCTACAGTTTGCAAAGAACAGTAAAATACCAGAATGACAATATACCAAACGCAGTATCACCACCTTGGGAGGCCCTGGGGGCCATTGGAGGAGCAAAGCCAGAGCGGTAGGCGGTAGGTGGTGGCTTGTGGCAGGTGGCCGCTCCCGGGGCCCTGGATGAGCCCACTCACCGGGTACCTCTGCCTCATGAGAGCCCCTCACCAGAGTGCAGGCTGCACCTGCGGACAAACGCCACTCCTGCAATGAGGCTGCGAGAAAGGCCACCTTCAGGGCCTCTGAGTGGTTCCATGGTcgaccgtctgccttcagctccgggcgtgatcccagagtccttggattgagccccacatcaagtccccacccccaccccagggagcctgctcctccctctgcctgtgtgtctgcctctctctctctgtgtctctcatgaataaataaataaaatcttaaaaaaaaaaaagacttgtgatTCACTggcctctacttctgaaactaataatatatgttcattaattgaatttaaattaaaaaaagtttttaagttgCAGAATGGTACACACAGAATGATCCAATTTACAGAAAAAGACATTCATTCTAGATATATATGCTTGCAAATGCATGGAAAGCATCAAATAGGTCACCCAAGAAATTAACTGTGGAGACTCCTGGAGAGGGGAACGAAGGTATGGAtgagaagacagaaggaagaCCCAGGTTTTCCATGGCCGGCCTTACGTAATGCTCAACTTTTCCTGGGAGTGtggatggcttttaaaataaacatctagggcagcccaagtggctcagtggtttagcgccgccttcagcccagggcttgatcttggagacccgggatcgagtcccccatcgggctccctgcatggagcctgcttctccctctgcctgtgtctctgcctctctctctctctgtctctcatgaaaaaataaataaaatcaaataaataaataaacatctagTTTAAGAAAAGTTCCTTAACCTATCTGAGCCTCagctcctcctctgtaaaatggagaatagTAATACCTCCCTCAGAGGGTCACTGTGACATTTAAGGAACAGAGAAGATGATGCACATCAAAGGCCTGGCACCGTTTCAATGAATGGATGacattgttgttgttattgaaaGGAATACAAAGGAGGAACATTTGTGAAGACTATGGGGACCCCCGCTGCCCAGGCCCTGGAGCGGGCCCCACACAGCCCTGCCTCCAGGTCTCCGCACTCACCATTTCTTCTCCCTAGAACATTCCTTCTGGGGAGAGCTGCCTGCTTGCCCCTCCACAACACCAGTTCTCTGCTCGAACAAAACCCACCAGACAGGccgggttttttaaatttaaattcaattattttaatttaaattcaaccaACCTACCTACACCTGTACCCTGCTTCCACATCAGGACTCCCTGCCCTCTTGACCTACTTTATCTTCTCCTTGGCACAGAAACACTGCCTGCCATGTCATGTATTTTGTGTCCGTTTCCCTGCTAAACAGTATAAGCTTGAGAAGAAACTATCTCCAGCAACTGGAGTAACGCCTGACAAAGAATAGGAACCCAGTAAATATTGTGAGAGAATAAACAGTGTCTGAAATacaccatcagggaaatgaaagagagaaatttgaaaattgcCTAAAACCTGGGTGACCAGGAAAACCTTCTCAACCTTGAAGGTAACTGCAGAGCAGAGCAGTGGGATGTGACAGGGGGTGCAGCAAGCCACATGCTGGGcaaggggatgggggagaggggctTGGAGGTGTAGCTCTGAAGTTCTGGGTGGACCCCTGGGAGTCACGGGCCTCCTGCACTTTACTTGTCTGCACAGTGCTGGGCTTTTGAAAGACTGAAGTTCAGGAGGTAATACTAGGTGCAGTTTTCCTAAGGACCACTGCCATCCTCCAGCTGGGAGGTAAGAACCTGACCTAAGAATGTggcagcagggacagagggacagggacgAGGAGAGAGATGCAAACCCATTCATTCGTTGCAGCGACTAAAGAGGTGGAACTCTCTGGATGCTGCTCCCAAGGTGTGGCTGAAGAAAGTGGAGGCGTCTCCTTGACTGCCAGGCGTCTCCCCTGGGTGGCTGGGGATGGCCATGTTGCTCTCAGGGATCCAGAACATGGTAGGAGGTGCAGGTTTTGCAGAAGAGCTGGGTTCAGGTTGAATCTACTGAGTTCAAAGAACCTGCGGGAGATGTGAGAGCCAACCACCTGGGGCAGTTGGGTAAATGCCATTAGAGTCCCCCAGAGCCCAGCTGGGCTGGAAGTCATCTTTGGAGTGACACAGGACGGAAAGCCATGGAGAGTACACAGACTGTCATCTAGAAATAGGAGGattgaggaaggaaacagggacAGAGCTGAGAGGAGCCCTGTCTGGAACCTCAGAAGGAATCTGAGGAGCAGGAAAACCAGGCAGAGAACAGCGTTTTAAGAAGCGTGAAGTTAGAGACCGTGCCAACTGCTGCAATATTTACATGAGAAGAAAACTGAAGGGTCGGCTTGGCCATAAGGACTTCATCAGAGACTTCTAGAAGttcccagcagagggaacagaaaTGCGGGCCAGAGTGAAATGTTATAAGCAAACAGGTGAACAAATGCAGGAAATGGGAACAGAAATGATTTTCAAGAAACCTGACTGTGAAGGAAGTGCCAGGACAGGACTAGGAGGTCTCGGTGAGGTCTAAGCCTCTGGGGAGAGACTGGACCAGAGGGAAGGTCGGAGGCTAAGGCCTGGGAGCCGGCTcagcaggagagggggaggggtgacggggcccaggcctggctccagactgccagggggagggggcggggcccggaggggaggggggcagtacCCCAGGGCCACCCCGACAGGCAGGCGAGAAGCCGGTGGGCCCGAGGGTCCCGGGTTTACAACCTGATCCCTTCTCCCAGGTCCACCTGCACGCAAGGGCCGCCGTGCATCATCGGGTCAGCGCTGGGCGCCCCGGCCGCTCTCTAGCGCGCAGCCCGGGTCCACCTGCGGGCAGGTGCGGCGGCCTGGGCTCCCCCCGGCTCCCGGCCGTGCGAAGGGAACGCACGTCCCGCGACAGCAGGGGCCGGGCCGGCGCGTCCCCGGGGCCGCCGCACGCAGGTGTGGGCGCCGCGCAGGTGTGGGCGCCGCGCAGGTGGGGGCCGCTCCCTCCGCGGGGCCCCGCTTCGCCGCCCAGCCTGAAACGGCCGGTCCCCGCTCCGCACCTGCCGCCGGCGGCTGCACTCGCAGCACCTCGCGACCTCCCGAGCCCCGCGGCCGGGCGCCCGGGGCCGTCCTCCCGCGGACGCGCGTCTCCAGCTGCGGGCCCATCCCCTCCTCGTCTCCGCGGCGCCGGGTGGCAGGAGACCCGGCAGCGCAGCCTCCGCGCCCACACGGCCCCTCCTCGACCGCGCGGGGCTCCCAGCCGCTGCGGGCTCGGTACGGCTGAGGCCCCGGCTGCGGACGCTTGCGGGAAGGGGGCGTGGCCTCCGGGAGGGGGCGTGGCCTCCGCCCCCCGGGAGGCCTCTGGGAGTCGCAGTCCACGCTCGGCCTGCGGCGGCCTCGCggaaggggaagtggaaggaGGAGAACTACAATTCCCAGGAGGCTCCGCGGCTCGCCTCCGAGAGCTGGGCGCCGCGGGGAGTCCCGCCCCAGGGACCCCGAGGCTCTGCTCCCCTCTTCCGAAATCCGTCGGGTTTCCCCAGGGGCGGCTCCCAGTGCGCTGAGCGACACTGGCCGGATCAGCGGGTCAGCGCTGGTGGCTCGCCAAGGCGGGAGCCCGGAGCAGAGCTACGGAGGGAGGGACCCCGGGGGCGGCCGGGACCCGAAGAAGGCCAGAGCCTTGAAGGCCGCTGCCAGGCGCCCCACGTGGAAGTAGGGGGCGAGGTAGCCCTGCTGCCGAAGTCCAAGTCAGAGAGATGAGGACGCCAGCACCGTCGGTGGAAGGATGCCAACCGGAGACTGGATTAGAAGTCGAGCCCATGGGGCAGGCGCAGTGGTTGGgtgctgactcttggtttgggctcaggtcgtgggTCGGATCCCTGCGCGGCTCTGTGCTCAGTCCCCTTGCGacttcccctctcctcctgcccctcctctctgtctctcgaataagtacataatcttaaaaaatccCAAGTAGAGCTCATGCACGTGGTTGGCTGGAGGTGGGATGACAGCAAGGAAAGAGTGTGGCTtctacagatttttgttttgcctCATCGGAGTGCCATGAACAGGCAGCGAGTGGGGCAGTGACagtgcagggtggggggtgaAAGTCAGTGGTTCCTGAGCTGTGGTTTGTCAGGCCCATCAGACGTCTGAGTGGAGATGCCCAGCAGACAGGACATAGGGGCCCTGAGGATGGAGACAGGCTTTGGATCAAGGGCAcacaatggaataaataaaatggaccaGGTGGGGGTTACTGGGCAGGGGTGCTAGGGAAGGACACAGAGCCTCAAATGTGCATCTAGGAGAGAAGCATCCAGCAAAGGAGACGGGATGGCCAGTGACAACCCAGGACAACCCAGGGACTGGGTATTTTTGaggctgagagaagagagagtttcaggagggagggagtgatAACCCAAGAGGAGTGCTTCCCTGGAAGAAGGCTGAGCACGAGATTTAAAAGACAGGACTGCTGGATTTGGAACCATGGTGGTGGCTGGAGATCTTGACCCCAGCAGGTTCGGTGGAGGGAGGGACCAATGGCCTGACTGGAGAGGTGTGAAGGGGAGTGAGCAGTGTGGAAGTCGAGACAGCTCGTGTAAACAGTGCTTTAAAGGAATGTTGCTTTAGAGCAGAGAAATGAGGCAGCGGCCAACAGGGTATGACAAGTCCAGGGAGGTTTTATCTCCTCTTTCTCCGGATGGAAATATTTcagcttcttttaattttttttaagattttatttattcatgagagacacagagaggcagagacataggcagagggagaagcagactccctgcggggagcccgatgtgggacttgatcccaggactccgtgATTACgctctgagcggaaggcagacgctcaaccgctgagccccccaggagccccatatTTCAGCTTCTTTGCAGAACGATGCAGGAGGAGAGATTAGTGATGCCGCAGCAGAGATTAATGATGCAGCAGAGTCACTGAGAGGTCGGTGGGGACTGAATCCAATGCTGTGTGGAAGTCGGGCATCATTCTGCATCGTGATGGAAGGCAGGATGCCTGGGCAGAGGCCCTGGTGGGTATGGTTGGCACAGTAATGGTCCCCTAAATTTGTCCACATCGTGTTTCCCAGAGCTTGTTGAATGTGTTACCTTACAGGGTAAGAGAAGTTTTGCAAATCTAATGAGGATTAAGGACCTGGAGATAGGGAGATTACCCTGGATTGTCCAGGCGGGCCCAGCATCATCATGAGGGTCCTTAAAagtagaaggaagaggaaggcacAAGggtcagaagaaaacatagctgTGGAAGGAGGGCACGGCAGGTGCATTGTTGCTGGCTTTGGAGCGGGAGGAAGGGGGCCACCAGCCAAAGAATGCCAGTGGCCTctgaagcaggaaaaggaaaggaaatggattcACTCTCAAGCGTCCAGGAGGGAATGTAGCTGTTCTGAAAGCTCTAGGCTCTTCCTTCGCCTAGTGAATCCCATGTCCGATTCCTAACTTACAGAATTGCAGGATAACACATTAATGTTACTATGTTACTGTAGGCCACCAAGTTTGCGGCGATCTGCGGCGGCCACAAGAAGACTGTAATGCGGTGGGTGGGGgcttggaggaggagggaggcacgTCTCCGGGAATGACGAAGTGAGGCTACCAAAGTCAAGAGCAAGGCCTGCGACGGAGCCTGGGGGgtttgagagagagggggtgggatGAAATAGGGGTCTGGGGAGCGGGAAATTTGCAGGCAGGAAGCTGGTGGTCCAGGCTGCTACGAGGCGAGAGCAGCTCTCACCCCACAGAGGCTGACAGTTGTCGCCACTCTAGGAAGCACTCGCCCATCTGAGACAGACTGCTCTTGAGGCACACAGTGGACACTGACTCGTACGTAGGTGGGAGGAGCCAGGAGCAGAGTGCTGGGTTAGTGGCTTCTGACCTGGGGAGGGTCCTGGCCCCAGCGACACCAGGTCAGCCTCCCGCACCCTGCATCTTGAGTCCTGGGTCCCCTTGGCCCTCTTTCAGGGCCTCTGGGGGAATGTGATACATGTGGGTATGAGAGGAAGGAGTTGATGCTCCCCAGATGGCATCAGAACTCATCACAGTGGCCTTTGGGTGCTGTTGGAAGCCACAGGCCAGCAGAGGTCTCGCGTGGGCACCTGCTCTCCATCTGTGTCCCTGTGGACACATCCTACATCAGTCTGTCTGGGGCAGCTAAAATaatcccagaaataaaatttccatcGCCTTTGAGCCCTCCCTTATGGAGCTGCCtcgccccaccccatcccaccaaCCTATCCCATTCCTAAAAGTAAGTTGCATCCGGTTATAGCCTAGTGGCTGAGCTCTAACACTGAACCACAGGGGAGCCAATGTGAACGCCCCTGGGGGCCAGCACCTGCGGAGGGGGAGGGGCTTTTGTAAAAGGGCTGTTGGGAAAGGTGTTCTTGAAGCAAAGGGCACGACCAGAGAGGAGGCCCAGGTGTCCGTCTGGAGTCATCACATCTGAGCCCCAGTCTGGGCACTGGGCTACCTGTGGCAGTGACTGCTTTCAACTGACCACATATCATTCACAGGCCCTGTCCTAGCCCAGGAGGGGAAGCTCCctccaccctggctgcccatcCCATCACCCTCCTTCCAAGGTTTCTGACCTCGTGGGCCTATTTTGACCTCTAGTCCAAGCTGGGTAGAGCCATGGCACATTCACTTCAAGCCATGAACTGGGAGGGTCTGTGTCCCTGAACTCACTGGTATTGGGGTATGGTTCCTCTTCTGTCAGGAAAAGTGACCACCTGCCATCGCATCATGCTCATAGATCCTAAAACAGGTCTTTGATTGGAGATCccagtgcggggggggggggggggggggcggggggagggagtcagcagtttagtgcctgcctttggcccagggtgtaatcctggagtcccgggatcgagtcccacatcgggctccgtgcatggagcctgcttctccttctgcctctctctctctctgtctctcatgaataaataaaatcttaaaaaagattttaaagaaacttcaaaGCACATGGCTAGGAAGTAGCCATTCATTTTATTCCTAGAAGCTCGTGAATCCGAGAATGGTCCCGGGACACACTATTTCCCTGTTGCTTGGTTACTCTGGAGACAAACCCCATCTCCAGGGCGCACAGCATTCCCAGGGAGGTGGAGGCACTACCCACGGTGAGACAGGCCACAGGGGGCCTCCTCGCCACCACCATTACGCTACTAACTTTGCCGACAGAGGGGAACAGGCTTTAGAAACACTCACTGGCATTAGATACAGGAAGAACGCCCTTAGTTTAGTATTTACACATTAGACACATTAATGACACCACATCATTCAGCCCCACTCCAGAAGGGTAACTAACTCTCCAAAAACCTTTATTTAATAAAACCAGAACATCTGATGGTAAACTAATAACACAGACTCAAATGTGCTAGATGCAAGACGTTCAGGGGGCTTTGCTTCTCTCTGGCACACATGGGCAACATGTGTGCAGAAAGCACCTGCCTCCCCCGTGTCCGACTGAAGGGGCAAGTTCAAGCTGCTGCTCAGGCCAGGGCCGTCGGGGTCTGAGGTCTCCCTCCGTCCCGGTCCCGAGTGCCCCACACCGAGAAGGGCTTCAGCGCCACTCTGGTCACGTCTGCCCCCAGATCCACACAGTCCCCGAGAAGGCCGGGACAGTGAGACCCTGGAGAACCCTGGTAGTTCTGTAAGATTCCTCCTCCTGCCTGTAGCTCCCGCCCTGCACCCACCCGGGGGGAGCTGTGGGGTCCATAAGAGATGGACTTCCTTAAGAAACACGGCTAGGGGCCTGCCTGGGCTGCTCATCCCCGCTGCCCTGCCACCCAAGCACCCGGGGAAGAGAGCCGGCCCACCTGGGAGGCACCCAGGTCCCCGCCCCACACATCTGGACCGCAGGGAGGCAGGAGCGGAGCAAGGGAAGGCCACGGCCACCCTTGCACACCTCGGGCTGGAGCTGGTCACCAAGGCCTCCAGACGCTCTGGGCTACGCGGGTAGCGGTCAGGCTGCCCAGGGCTGCTGGCACCAAGTCTGGCCCTTCGGCCGGCGCTCGGGTCAGTTCAGCCTCGGGGGCCTCCTCCAGGTCGGAGCACGGGTCgtccccggggcctggggggctgggcagaggggaccccaggacccctccCGTGGGCCAGCCGCTTCGCCCGGGGGCTCCCGGCGGCCCGGCCAGGGCGTCCCCCAGCAGATCCCGGAAGCTGCTGCCCTCGCGCAGGGGCATGGACTCGAGCAGGTGGTTCAGGAGTTCTGCGGCGACGGTGGCATCGATGGCCTGGCACGTGGACACGAACGTGTGCACCTCGTGCATGCACTGGATGTAGCCGGCCGCGAAGCGCTCGCTCGCCTCCGCCTGCAGCTGCTCGCGCTCTGCGCCCGGGGGCGGGAGGGAGAGAGCGGCGGCCCGGGGCCGGTGAGCGGCGACTGCGGAGGCCGGGCTCCCCCAGGGGCCCTGAGGTCGCCGGGCGGGGGGTGCCCAGCCccggcccgcccgcgcccccgccacTCACCGCGCGCGCGGCCCCGCAGCGTGCCCTGCACACGCCGCACCGTCAGCTCCAGCACCTCGGCGTTCTCCAGCTTGGCCTGCACctgcggcggcggggcggggcggggcggcgcggtgAGGCCGGGCCgtgcccccgccgcgcccccgcgcccccgccgcgcccccgcgcgcgcccccgcccgccctcaCCTCGGCGCCCGCCAGCAGCAGCCGCAGCTCCTGGAGGCTCTCGTTGATCCGCGCGCGCCGCTTCTTCTCCACCAGGGGCTTCCGGGCCTGCGGGAAGCGGCCGACtgagccccggcccggccccccgcccccgcccgcccgcgcccgcgccccgcaccTTGCGGTCCCCCCGCGCCTCCCAGCCGTCCTCGTGCTCCCGGCCCGCGCGGTCCCGTCCCGGCGCCAGGGGCGGAGCCATGCCCGCCCGGctcggagcccggagcccggagcccggagcccggagcccgccGCGCCCtcgccgccccgccgcgccccgcccctctTATAGCCCCTCATTTGCATCTCAATGCGCGGATTGGCCGGCCGGGCTCGGGGCCGCGGGCTCGGGGCGCGCGGCGGCCAATGGGAGCGGCGCGCATTgtccggccccgccgccgccgcccgccgcccggcagctggtggggcggggccggcggggccccCAGCGCGGcctccgcgcccccgccgcggcctGGGGCGCCCGAGGGGGCAGTGACCCGGGGCGCGGCCGCGGGGGCGCCTCTGTTGCCCCTACCTGAGCCAGGCCCCCGGGTCCGCGTGCGCCGGGGCCGCATCCCTCGGTCCCTCGTCCTAGTCCGCGCCAGGGGCCTCCCGAGGGGCgtcgggggccggggggccggggggccggggggccggcaCCGTCAAGGGGGCTCCCGGGGTGGCGAGCGGCTCCCTGGCTCCCCGGAGACCCCTGCGTGCTGGTCCCTCCCGC
It encodes:
- the HES6 gene encoding transcription cofactor HES-6 isoform X1; translation: MAPPLAPGRDRAGREHEDGWEARGDRKARKPLVEKKRRARINESLQELRLLLAGAEVQAKLENAEVLELTVRRVQGTLRGRAREREQLQAEASERFAAGYIQCMHEVHTFVSTCQAIDATVAAELLNHLLESMPLREGSSFRDLLGDALAGPPGAPGRSGWPTGGVLGSPLPSPPGPGDDPCSDLEEAPEAELTRAPAEGPDLVPAALGSLTATRVAQSVWRPW
- the HES6 gene encoding transcription cofactor HES-6 isoform X2 codes for the protein MAPPLAPGRDRAGREHEDGWEARGDRKARKPLVEKKRRARINESLQELRLLLAGAEVQAKLENAEVLELTSASSCRRRRASASRPATSSACTRCTRSCPRARPSMPPSPQNS